A portion of the uncultured Bacteroides sp. genome contains these proteins:
- the rsmI gene encoding 16S rRNA (cytidine(1402)-2'-O)-methyltransferase → MGKLYVIPTPVGNLEDMTFRAIRMLKEADLILAEDTRTSGILLKHFEIKNTMQSHHKFNEHKTVENVVNRMKAGETVALISDAGTPGISDPGFLVVRECVRNGIEVQCLPGATAFVPALVASGLPNERFCFEGFLPQKKGRMTKLKSLMEEKRTMVFYESPHRLLKTLTQFVEYFGPDRQASVSREISKLYEETVRGSLAELVEHFTKTDPRGEIVIVIGGIDD, encoded by the coding sequence ATGGGAAAATTATATGTAATTCCTACTCCGGTAGGTAATCTTGAAGACATGACATTTCGGGCTATTCGAATGCTAAAGGAAGCAGACCTGATTTTAGCAGAAGATACTCGCACTTCGGGAATTCTTCTAAAGCATTTTGAAATAAAAAACACAATGCAGTCTCATCATAAGTTTAATGAACATAAAACGGTGGAGAATGTTGTTAATAGGATGAAGGCCGGAGAGACGGTTGCACTCATTTCAGATGCAGGTACACCGGGAATCTCCGATCCGGGCTTTCTTGTGGTGCGTGAGTGTGTTCGCAATGGCATTGAAGTGCAGTGCTTGCCCGGGGCAACAGCTTTTGTCCCCGCACTTGTGGCATCAGGTTTGCCTAATGAACGATTTTGCTTCGAAGGTTTTCTACCCCAAAAGAAAGGACGGATGACCAAGCTGAAATCTTTAATGGAAGAAAAACGTACGATGGTCTTTTATGAATCGCCCCATCGCCTTTTGAAGACATTAACCCAGTTTGTAGAATACTTCGGCCCCGACAGGCAGGCTTCAGTTTCAAGAGAAATCTCTAAACTTTACGAAGAAACTGTGCGTGGCAGTTTAGCCGAATTGGTGGAACACTTCACCAAAACCGATCCCAGAGGTGAGATTGTGATAGTAATAGGAGGAATAGACGATTAG
- a CDS encoding YjjG family noncanonical pyrimidine nucleotidase yields the protein MKYKNLFFDLDDTLWAFSLNARNTFEEMYFKHKLNRYFDSFQHFYTLYQKRNSELWLEYGDGNITKEELNNQRFLYPLQAVGVPDEVLAKTYSDDFFAVIPTKSNLMPYAKELLEYLFPKYNLYILSNGFRELQYHKMRSAGIDGYFKKIILSDDIGVMKPWPQIFHYALSATQSEVADSLMIGDSWEADIVGARGVGMHQIYYNCVERTLFPFEATYTINTLEEIRDLL from the coding sequence ATGAAATATAAGAACTTATTCTTCGATCTGGACGATACACTTTGGGCTTTCTCCCTTAATGCCCGCAATACATTTGAAGAAATGTATTTTAAACACAAGCTCAATCGTTATTTTGATTCCTTTCAACACTTCTATACTCTTTATCAAAAGAGGAACTCCGAGTTGTGGCTAGAGTATGGCGATGGCAATATCACCAAAGAAGAATTAAATAACCAACGCTTTCTGTACCCCCTTCAAGCAGTGGGCGTGCCTGATGAAGTTCTGGCGAAAACTTATTCTGATGATTTCTTTGCTGTAATTCCTACTAAAAGTAATCTGATGCCCTATGCTAAAGAATTGCTTGAGTATTTGTTCCCTAAGTATAATCTTTATATCCTCTCTAATGGCTTTCGGGAACTTCAGTATCATAAGATGCGCTCAGCTGGCATTGACGGTTATTTTAAAAAGATTATTCTCTCCGATGACATTGGAGTGATGAAGCCATGGCCACAGATCTTCCACTATGCCCTATCAGCTACTCAATCAGAAGTTGCTGACTCACTGATGATTGGAGATAGTTGGGAGGCTGATATCGTGGGTGCGAGAGGAGTAGGCATGCATCAGATTTATTATAATTGTGTGGAACGTACTCTTTTCCCTTTTGAAGCTACTTATACAATAAATACATTAGAAGAAATAAGAGATCTTTTGTAA
- a CDS encoding RagB/SusD family nutrient uptake outer membrane protein, with protein MKRNIIFSILCGSLLLGSCSSSFLDQEPPLSVSETDIFTSPARIKATLDGLYAAIKNSDTKSFMGGKVYVAFDNRGEDLVNISSNLVTLFGTYNMNVGITDVENADTWTAAYLAINKVNTFLESLEASKSVAGDMYEQYRQEALFIRAFAYYYLNNLYAIPYSISPDAKSVPLRLQAEKGADNNNMPRSTVKQVYERILEDLSVISALPTGVNTYDAVTHATQAAANMLKMRVYMSMNDWDNAIIAGEKIVGYSLTEDVTAIYNTPYFSKESIFSLPMADTNVPNTQQAVAEYYNDGKIMLIDTDHGIMSKPNYSLAKDKRISSFKSNDKKLLKFTDAKTKLQWVPIFRYAETLLNLAECYTHKTGGEGTAKSLLKNVRHRSINASDDLLKIDDLSGDALKDAIYNEKRLEFIGEGLRGIDIMRRGENFVKIDNNETITVTPTDKGYTWPIPQIETSINQDINK; from the coding sequence ATGAAAAGAAATATTATATTTTCGATATTATGTGGCTCTCTTTTGCTAGGCAGTTGCAGCAGTAGTTTTCTTGATCAAGAGCCGCCATTGTCTGTGAGTGAAACAGATATTTTTACGAGCCCTGCACGTATTAAAGCCACCTTGGATGGATTATATGCTGCTATTAAAAATTCGGATACTAAATCTTTCATGGGTGGAAAAGTTTATGTAGCTTTTGATAACAGAGGCGAGGATTTAGTTAATATCTCCTCTAATCTTGTCACTTTGTTTGGCACCTATAACATGAATGTAGGAATAACAGATGTTGAAAATGCTGACACATGGACTGCTGCCTATTTAGCAATCAATAAAGTCAACACTTTTCTAGAATCGCTTGAGGCTTCCAAGAGTGTTGCTGGAGATATGTATGAACAATATAGGCAAGAGGCTTTATTTATTAGAGCATTTGCATATTATTATTTAAACAATCTATATGCAATTCCTTATTCTATTTCACCGGATGCCAAATCAGTGCCCTTGCGTTTGCAAGCAGAAAAGGGAGCAGATAATAACAATATGCCACGCTCTACAGTTAAACAAGTATATGAAAGAATACTTGAAGACTTAAGTGTTATATCAGCATTGCCAACAGGAGTGAATACATATGATGCTGTTACTCATGCAACTCAGGCTGCAGCCAATATGTTGAAAATGAGAGTATATATGTCAATGAATGATTGGGATAATGCAATTATAGCAGGAGAAAAGATAGTTGGATATTCTCTTACAGAAGATGTTACAGCGATTTATAATACTCCCTATTTTAGTAAAGAATCAATCTTCTCTCTCCCGATGGCAGATACCAACGTACCTAATACTCAACAGGCTGTAGCTGAATATTACAACGATGGCAAAATCATGTTAATAGATACGGATCACGGAATTATGTCAAAACCCAATTACTCTTTGGCTAAGGATAAACGCATTAGTTCTTTTAAAAGCAATGATAAAAAACTATTAAAATTCACTGATGCTAAAACAAAGTTACAATGGGTACCTATCTTTCGTTATGCGGAAACTCTATTAAACCTTGCTGAATGTTATACACATAAAACGGGAGGAGAAGGGACAGCTAAATCATTGTTAAAGAATGTCAGACATCGTTCTATAAATGCTTCAGACGATTTGTTGAAAATTGATGATCTTTCTGGCGATGCATTAAAAGACGCTATATACAATGAAAAACGATTAGAATTCATTGGTGAAGGCTTACGTGGAATTGACATAATGAGGAGGGGCGAAAATTTTGTCAAAATAGATAACAATGAAACGATCACAGTAACTCCTACAGATAAGGGTTATACTTGGCCAATACCTCAAATTGAGACTAGTATCAATCAAGATATTAACAAATAG
- a CDS encoding TonB-dependent receptor: MKRKLMLLLACLFVGIGLVTAQTQKVTGVVTSEEDGLPIVGASILVKGTTVGTITDVDGHFTLSNIPSSAKTLQISYIGMQSQEVAIRPTVKVVLKSDAQNLDEVVVVAYGTQSARTVTASVSSVKASALKDVPSVSFDQMLQGRASGVSITTPSAGVGQAPIVRVRGVNSITSGTSPLYVVDGVPIQSGNMSYLANVNALADINPADIVSMDVLKDAAAAALYGSRAANGVIIITTKQGQSGKTKVTYDGFVGFSNATGFYDMMNAQEYTDFKNMAVKNRYGTDEMSLTKNYVSPYGNKAFNLMKDSQGNIIDTSWKDAAFQNGFSQSHSASVSGGSDKTQFYLSGNYTTQDGIVKGDKYNRLGVKANINTTVTQWLKIGMNSNLSTGTTSYVDAARRGSNFSVGGFPRLALINAPNIPMYNEDGAPYYQTKGLGYGGNTVFSTFSNPEAILSLGNGLSSDMMHFVGSFYGEVTPIKGLVLKTQYGIDYARLEDQRFWSPLHGDGVNSNGLANAYNTKNDKWTWTNTATYNFSLGEHNFNVLAGMEASETDYSIWTAQRKDLQDTKFTEFQGPFGSATAEGDLSKNSMASYFGRVNYDFAYKYMLSLNYRRDGYSALSKKNRWGDFGGASAAWRVSEEAFFEPLKSIVNDFKVKGSFGVVGNTDIKDYASRSYYSSYNYGTSGTYSLGQIADPNLKWESSAKYDVGFSAQLYNRINVDFDYYYTKSSDLILDVPQAPSKGIPSGVITTNAGKMKNSGIEFTISADVIKTKDFTWDTSFNITTNKNKILSLAEGVDNIIAGDDGGLEQTNITVPGKSIGQLYLYPTAGIDPESGRRVFIGSKGERTLFKYEEGDWFTEDGKPFTGEFTPVICGGTTPTWYGGWSNNFKYKGFDLSLFFQFSGGNKIYNGTRATTSDMRYWNDSKDVLKKYWTPERKNASYALPIYGDNYSNGSAMAFTDWVEKGDYLRLKNISLGYTFDTKTWPKAIGISSLRIYAQAQNLFVITGYSGMDPETLTNVESSTLAGGTDKNTLPQARTYTIGVNLSF; the protein is encoded by the coding sequence ATGAAAAGAAAACTAATGCTGTTATTGGCCTGCCTTTTTGTAGGCATAGGCTTGGTAACTGCTCAAACTCAAAAAGTGACAGGCGTTGTTACTTCTGAGGAAGACGGTCTACCAATTGTAGGTGCCTCAATTTTGGTAAAAGGTACAACTGTAGGTACTATTACTGACGTAGATGGTCATTTTACTTTATCTAATATACCAAGTTCTGCAAAGACTTTGCAGATTTCGTATATTGGTATGCAATCACAAGAGGTAGCTATCAGACCTACCGTGAAGGTTGTGCTAAAATCTGATGCGCAAAATTTGGATGAAGTTGTAGTCGTTGCTTATGGTACGCAAAGTGCACGCACCGTTACAGCCTCTGTTTCGTCTGTGAAAGCGAGTGCTTTAAAGGATGTTCCAAGTGTGAGTTTTGACCAAATGCTTCAAGGACGTGCTTCCGGAGTAAGTATTACAACACCTTCTGCAGGTGTAGGACAAGCACCAATTGTGCGAGTGCGTGGTGTGAATTCTATTACTTCAGGCACATCGCCTTTATATGTAGTAGATGGCGTGCCTATTCAATCGGGTAATATGTCCTATTTGGCAAATGTAAATGCCTTGGCGGATATCAATCCAGCGGATATTGTATCAATGGATGTATTGAAAGATGCCGCTGCCGCTGCACTCTATGGCTCTAGAGCAGCAAACGGTGTTATCATCATCACTACCAAGCAAGGTCAAAGTGGCAAAACAAAGGTTACTTATGATGGCTTTGTTGGCTTTTCTAATGCCACAGGCTTTTATGACATGATGAATGCACAAGAATATACTGATTTTAAGAATATGGCAGTTAAGAATCGTTATGGAACGGATGAAATGTCACTAACTAAAAATTATGTATCTCCTTATGGCAATAAAGCTTTCAATCTAATGAAAGATTCTCAAGGTAATATTATTGATACAAGTTGGAAAGATGCTGCTTTCCAGAATGGTTTTTCTCAGAGCCATTCTGCTTCAGTTAGTGGCGGTTCTGACAAGACTCAATTCTATTTATCAGGTAACTATACCACTCAGGATGGTATTGTTAAAGGTGATAAATATAATCGATTAGGAGTAAAAGCAAACATCAATACAACTGTAACTCAATGGTTGAAGATAGGAATGAACTCGAATCTTTCAACAGGAACAACTTCTTATGTTGATGCAGCCCGTAGAGGCTCAAACTTTTCTGTAGGAGGTTTCCCACGTTTAGCATTGATTAATGCTCCCAATATACCTATGTATAATGAAGATGGCGCACCATACTATCAAACTAAAGGATTAGGATATGGAGGTAATACAGTGTTTAGCACTTTTTCTAATCCAGAGGCCATCTTATCTTTGGGTAATGGACTGAGTAGTGATATGATGCATTTTGTTGGATCTTTTTACGGCGAAGTCACTCCTATAAAAGGACTTGTCTTAAAAACTCAATATGGCATTGATTATGCACGATTGGAAGATCAACGTTTTTGGTCTCCACTCCACGGAGACGGTGTTAATAGTAATGGTTTAGCAAATGCATACAATACTAAGAATGATAAGTGGACGTGGACAAATACTGCTACATATAATTTCTCCCTAGGTGAACATAATTTCAATGTTTTAGCGGGTATGGAGGCGTCTGAAACAGATTATTCAATTTGGACGGCTCAGCGTAAGGATCTTCAAGATACTAAATTTACTGAGTTCCAAGGACCTTTTGGTTCAGCTACAGCAGAGGGTGATTTGAGTAAAAATTCAATGGCTTCTTATTTTGGTCGTGTTAACTATGATTTCGCCTACAAATACATGTTATCATTAAATTATCGTCGCGATGGTTACTCGGCACTAAGCAAGAAGAATCGATGGGGTGATTTTGGAGGAGCTTCAGCTGCTTGGAGGGTTTCTGAGGAAGCTTTTTTTGAACCACTCAAATCGATTGTGAATGACTTTAAAGTAAAAGGAAGCTTTGGAGTTGTTGGAAATACAGACATTAAAGATTATGCATCAAGATCTTACTATTCAAGTTATAATTATGGTACGAGTGGTACCTATAGCTTAGGACAAATAGCTGATCCCAATCTGAAATGGGAATCATCTGCAAAATATGATGTTGGATTTAGTGCACAACTCTATAACAGGATTAATGTAGATTTTGACTACTACTACACAAAATCTTCTGATTTGATACTTGATGTACCTCAAGCTCCTTCAAAGGGAATTCCATCTGGAGTAATTACCACCAATGCTGGTAAAATGAAAAATAGCGGTATTGAATTTACTATATCCGCAGATGTGATTAAAACGAAAGACTTTACATGGGATACAAGTTTCAATATAACAACAAATAAAAATAAAATTCTTTCTTTAGCAGAGGGAGTTGATAATATTATTGCAGGCGACGATGGTGGTCTCGAACAGACTAATATAACAGTGCCCGGGAAGTCTATCGGACAGTTATATCTCTATCCAACTGCTGGAATAGACCCAGAAAGTGGACGTAGAGTTTTTATTGGATCGAAAGGTGAACGAACTCTTTTCAAGTATGAAGAAGGAGATTGGTTTACAGAAGATGGCAAACCTTTCACTGGTGAGTTTACTCCTGTTATTTGTGGTGGTACCACCCCAACTTGGTATGGTGGTTGGAGCAACAATTTTAAGTATAAAGGTTTTGATCTATCTTTGTTCTTTCAATTTTCTGGTGGCAACAAGATTTACAATGGTACGAGAGCGACGACTAGCGATATGCGTTACTGGAACGATTCTAAAGATGTGCTAAAGAAATACTGGACACCAGAGCGTAAAAATGCTTCATACGCTTTACCTATTTATGGCGATAATTATTCAAACGGATCCGCAATGGCTTTCACTGATTGGGTTGAAAAAGGGGATTATTTACGCTTGAAGAATATATCTTTAGGCTATACTTTTGACACTAAGACTTGGCCTAAAGCAATTGGCATTTCTTCACTTCGTATTTATGCTCAAGCACAAAATTTATTTGTAATTACCGGTTATTCCGGAATGGACCCAGAAACATTAACTAATGTGGAGAGTTCAACATTAGCTGGTGGAACAGATAAGAACACGCTACCTCAAGCTCGCACTTATACGATAGGTGTTAATTTGTCATTTTAA